In Sciurus carolinensis chromosome 13, mSciCar1.2, whole genome shotgun sequence, a genomic segment contains:
- the Txndc9 gene encoding thioredoxin domain-containing protein 9, with protein MEADASVDMFSKVLENQLLQSAKLVEEHLDSEIQKLDQMDEDELEHLKEKRLEALRKAQQQKQEWLSKGHGEYREIPSEREFFQEVKESKKVVCHFYRDSTFRCKILDRHLVILAKKHLETKFLKLNVEKAPFLCERLRIKVIPTLALLKDGKTQDYVVGFTDLGNTDDFTTETLEWRLGCSDILNYSGNLMEPPFQSQKKFGTNFTKLEKKTIRGKKYDSDSDDD; from the exons ATGGAAGCTGATGCTTCTGTCGACATGTTTTCAAAAGTCTTGGAGAACCAGTTGCTTCAGTCGGCCAAGCTAGTAGAAGAACATTTGGATTCTGAAATTCAGAAATTGGATCAGATGGATGAGGACGAATTGGAACACCTCAAAGAAAAGAGACTTGAGGCACTAAGGAAAGCTCAGCAGCAGAAACAA GAGTGGCTTTCTAAAGGACATGGGGAATACAGAGAAATCCCTAGTGAGAGAGAGTTTTTTCAAGAAGTCAAGGAGAGTAAAAAAGTGGTTTGCCATTTCTACAGAGACTCCACATTCAG GTGTAAAATACTAGACAGACATTTGGTGATACTCGCCAAGAAACATCTCGAGACCAAGTTTTTGAAGCTGAATGTGGAAAAAGCACCTTTCCTTTGTGAGAGACTGCGTATCAAAGTCATCCCCACTCTCGCACTCTTAAAAGATGGGAAAACACAAGATTATGTTGTTGGATTTACTGACCTAGGAAATACAGATGACTTCACCACAGAAACATTAGAGTGGAGACTCGGTTGTTCTGATATTCTTAATTACAG tggaaATTTAATGGAGCCACCATTTCAAAGCCAAAAGAAATTTGGGACAAACTTCACAAAGCTGGAAAAGAAAACTATCCGAGGAAAGAAATATGATTCAGACTCTGATGATGATTAG